From the genome of Halomonas sp. 1513, one region includes:
- a CDS encoding MxaD family protein produces MTRVYVSAVMPISLEQAWRVLRDFNGLPDYHPFFAKSYIEDGKPADQLGCVRHFHDHDGNAIREELLSLSDREHLCCYRILDAPALPVRGYVSEMRLKPITTSGHCFGEWWAEFEVDDADRDDVVQRVGDTFRLAFEGATERAR; encoded by the coding sequence ATGACCCGCGTCTATGTCAGTGCCGTAATGCCGATCAGTCTGGAGCAAGCCTGGCGCGTGCTGCGCGACTTCAACGGACTGCCCGACTACCACCCGTTCTTCGCCAAGAGCTACATCGAGGACGGCAAACCCGCCGACCAGCTCGGCTGCGTACGCCACTTCCACGACCACGACGGCAACGCCATCCGCGAGGAGCTGCTGTCGCTCTCCGACCGCGAGCACCTCTGCTGCTACCGCATTCTCGACGCCCCGGCGCTGCCGGTGCGCGGCTATGTCTCGGAGATGCGCTTGAAGCCGATCACCACCAGCGGCCACTGCTTCGGTGAGTGGTGGGCGGAGTTCGAGGTCGACGACGCCGACCGTGACGACGTGGTCCAGCGCGTCGGCGACACCTTCCGGCTGGCCTTCGAAGGGGCCACCGAGCGCGCCCGCTAG